One region of Camelina sativa cultivar DH55 chromosome 6, Cs, whole genome shotgun sequence genomic DNA includes:
- the LOC104790082 gene encoding SKP1-like protein 14: MSSKKIELVSSDGESFVIEEVVARKLQIVRHMIEDECADKAIPLTNVTGKILSMVIEYCKTHVNVVDAEEESKEDKEKKEADSMSGEEAVKLKEWEAEFLKDKDLATIFQLILAANYLNVKGLLDLTCQNVADHIKDMTPEEVRVIFNIENDFTPEEEEKVRKENSWAFEEPAAPKP, encoded by the coding sequence ATGTCTTCGAAAAAGATAGAGTTGGTGAGCTCTGATGGCGAGTCTTTCGTAATTGAGGAAGTGGTGGCGAGAAAACTGCAGATCGTAAGGCACATGATCGAAGACGAGTGTGCAGACAAAGCAATCCCGCTTACAAACGTCACCGGAAAGATCCTCTCCATGGTGATCGAGTATTGCAAAACACACGTCAATGTtgtagatgctgaagaagagagcaaggaagacaaggagaagaaagaagctgaTTCAATGTCTGGAGAAGAAGCCGTGAAGCTCAAGGAATGGGAAGCAGAGTTTCTCAAGGATAAAGATCTGGCGACAATCTTTCAACTCATTCTCGCTGCTAACTATCTCAACGTCAAAGGCCTTCTTGATCTCACTTGCCAGAACGTTGCAGATCACATCAAAGACATGACGCCAGAGGAGGTTCGTGTGATCTTTAATATCGAGAACGATTTCACACccgaagaagaggaaaaagttcGCAAGGAGAACTCTTGGGCTTTTGAGGAACCAGCTGctccaaaaccctaa
- the LOC104790083 gene encoding SKP1-like protein 14, with translation MSSNKIVLTSSDGESFQVEEQVARKLQIIAHMIEDDCTDKAIPLSNVTGEILGLVIEYCKRHVDDKDSDSIEATNDSEATEATEAKEELVRTWDKEFMKSLDLETIFSVILAANYLSIKSLLDLTTQYVADYIKDKTPEEVRKIFNIENDFTPEEEEEIRKENAWAFEDDPKP, from the coding sequence atgTCTTCGAACAAGATTGTGTTGACAAGCTCTGATGGCGAGTCTTTCCAAGTTGAGGAACAGGTGGCGAGAAAATTGCAGATCATAGCGCACATGATCGAGGACGACTGCACCGATAAAGCAATCCCGCTTTCAAACGTCACTGGAGAGATCCTTGGATTGGTCATCGAGTATTGCAAAAGACACGTTGACGATAAAGATAGTGATTCAATTGAAGCAACGAATGATAGTGAAGCAACTGAAGCAACTGAAGCCAAGGAGGAGCTCGTGAGGACTTGGGACAAAGAGTTCATGAAATCTCTCGATCTTGAAACGATCTTCTCAGTCATTCTCGCTGCCAACTATCTCAGCATCAAGAGCCTTTTAGATCTCACGACCCAGTACGTGGCAGATTACATCAAAGACAAGACACCAGAGGAGGTTcgaaagatcttcaatattgaaaACGATTTCAcaccggaagaagaagaagagatacgaAAGGAGAACGCATGGGCTTTTGAAGATgatccaaaaccctaa
- the LOC104790084 gene encoding SKP1-like protein 14, which produces MSSNKVVLTSSDGVTFEIEEAVARKLQIIGHMIDDDCADKAIPLANVTGKILALVIEYCKKHVDDKDSTKEEEAKAEELKTWDVEFMKNIDIETTFSIILAANYLNVKDLLDLTCQSVADHIKDMSPEEIRTIFNIECDFTPEEEANIRKENAWAFEPEPKP; this is translated from the coding sequence atgtcTTCGAACAAGGTTGTGTTGACTAGCTCCGATGGTGTAACTTTCGAGATTGAAGAAGCGGTGGCTCGTAAATTGCAGATCATAGGGCACATGATCGACGATGACTGCGCCGATAAAGCAATCCCGCTGGCGAACGTCACTGGTAAGATCCTCGCACTGGTCATCGAGTATTGCAAGAAACACGTCGATGATAAAGATTCAACCAAGGAAGAGGAAGCCAAGGCGGAGGAGCTCAAGACTTGGGACGTAGAGTTCATGAAAAATATTGATATCGAAACAACCTTCTCAATCATTCTCGCTGCTAACTATCTCAACGTCAAAGACCTTCTCGATCTCACTTGCCAGAGCGTTGCAGATCACATCAAAGACATGTCGCCAGAGGAGATTCGAACGATCTTCAACATCGAGTGCGATTTCACAcccgaagaagaagcaaatattCGAAAGGAGAACGCGTGGGCTTTTGAACctgaaccaaaaccctaa
- the LOC104790085 gene encoding aspartic proteinase nepenthesin-1-like: MVSSSSSSFSLLFPFFLILFSCLISLSSSSRSLIDRPLPKNLPRSGFRLSLQHVDSGKNLTKIQKIQRGINRGFHRLNRLGAVAVLAVASNPDDTNNIKAPTHGGSGEFLMELSIGNPAVKYSAIFDTGSDLIWTQCKPCTECFDQPTPIFDPEKSSSYSKVGCSSGLCNALPRSNCNQDNDACEYLYTYGDYSSTSGFLATETFTFEEGNSIPGIGFGCGVENEGDGFSQGSGLVGLGRGPLSLISELKETKFSYCLTSIGDSEASSSLFIGSLASNIVNKTGASLDGEVTKTMSLLRNPNQPSFYYLELQGITVGGKRLSVEKSNFELTEDGTGGMIIDSGTTITYLEESAFKELKEEFTSRMSLPVDDSGSTGLDLCFKLPNVEKDIAVPKLIFHFKGADLELPGENYMVADSSTGLLCLAMGSSNRMSIFGNVQQQNFNVLHDLEKETVSFVPTECGKL; the protein is encoded by the coding sequence atggtttcttcttcttcttcatcattttctttactatttcctttctttcttattcttttctcaTGTTTAATATCACTTTCATCATCAAGCAGATCATTAATCGACCGTCCTCTTCCCAAGAACCTTCCAAGATCCGGTTTTCGATTAAGTCTTCAACATGTGGATTCAGGTAAAAACCTCACCAAGATCCAAAAGATTCAAAGAGGGATTAACCGTGGTTTCCACAGATTGAACAGGTTAGGAGCTGTAGCTGTTTTGGCTGTAGCGTCTAATCCTGATGATACTAATAACATTAAAGCACCTACTCATGGAGGAAGCGGCGAGTTTCTTATGGAGTTATCTATTGGAAACCCGGCGGTTAAATACTCAGCTATTTTTGATACCGGAAGTGACCTTATATGGACTCAATGCAAGCCGTGTACGGAATGTTTTGATCAACCAACTCCGATTTTTGACCCGGAGAAATCTTCCTCTTACTCGAAAGTAGGGTGCTCTTCTGGTCTTTGCAACGCATTGCCTCGATCAAACTGCAACCAAGACAATGATGCTTGTGAGTATTTGTATACCTATGGAGATTACTCATCCACAAGTGGGTTCTTGGCTACGGAAACGTTCACTTTCGAGGAGGGGAACTCGATTCCTGGTATCGGTTTCGGGTGTGGGGTTGAGAACGAAGGGGACGGGTTCTCACAAGGCTCAGGTCTTGTAGGTCTTGGTCGTGGACCTCTCTCGCTTATCTCTGAGCTCAAAGAGACTAAATTCTCTTATTGCTTAACCTCGATTGGGGATAGTGAAGCATCTAGCTCGTTGTTTATCGGATCTTTAGCCTCGAATATCGTCAACAAAACAGGTGCAAGTTTAGATGGCGAAGTAACCAAAACGATGTCTTTGCTACGGAATCCGAATCAGCCTTCGTTCTATTACCTTGAGTTACAAGGTATCACCGTTGGAGGAAAACGCCTTTCTGTTGAAAAGTCTAATTTCGAACTAACCGAAGATGGAACGGGAGGCATGATCATAGACTCGGGAACGACCATCACGTATCTTGAGGAGTCCGCCTTTAAGGAGTTGAAGGAAGAGTTTACTTCCCGTATGAGTCTACCAGTCGATGACTCGGGATCTACGGGACTTGACTTGTGCTTCAAGTTACCTAATGTTGAAAAGGATATTGCAGTTCCTAAgctaattttccattttaaagGTGCGGATTTGGAGCTTCCCGGAGAGAACTACATGGTGGCGGATTCGAGCACAGGCCTTTTGTGTTTGGCCATGGGAAGTTCTAATAGGATGTCTATTTTCGGAAATGTTCAGCAGCAGAATTTTAATGTACTTCATGATCTTGAGAAAGAAACGGTGTCGTTTGTCCCTACCGAATGTGGAAAATTgtag
- the LOC104790086 gene encoding fucosyltransferase 2 isoform X1 — protein sequence MYPSRRRLPLSKAIDKEPEEQFGVQEKRCRFLGAMRITEILALFMVTIPVLLVIVAMFGYDQGNGFVEATRIIRMEPEPNVTSSDDSTLQRDQEQKDSVGLSLLGGLLVSGFKKESCLSRYQSYQYRKASPHKPSLHLLSKLRAYEELHKRCGPGTRPYIKAERLLKLKQTDDEESEGCKYVVWMSFSGLGNRIISIASAFLYAMLTDRVLLVEGGEQFKDLFCEPFLDTTWLLPKDFTLTSQFSGFGQNSAHCHGDMLKKKLINSSSVSSMSHLYLHLAHDYNDQDKMFFCAEDQNLLKNVPWLIMRTNNFFAPSLFLIPSFEEELGMMFPEKGTVFHHLGRYLFHPSNNVWGLITRYYQAYLAKADERIGLQIRVFDEKSGVSPQVTKQIIACVQNEDLLPKLSKGEEQHKQPSEEDLKLKSVLVTSLTTGYFEILKTMYWENPTVTRDVIGIHQPSHEGHQQTEKLMHNRKAWAEMYLLSLTDKLVISAWSTFGYVAQGLGGLRAWILYKQENQTNTNPPCGRAMSPDPCFHAPPYYDCKAKRGTDTGKVVPHVRHCEDISWGLKLVDNS from the exons ATGTATCCATCCAGAAGAAGATTACCTCTTTCCAAAGCCATTGATAAAGAACCGGAAGAACAATTTGGAGTACAAGAAAAGAGATGCAGATTCTTGGGAGCAATGAGAAtcacagagatcttagctttaTTCATGGTTACTATCCCTGTCTTGCTAGTAATCGTAGCCATGTTTGGATATGATCAAGGAAATGGCTTTGTAGAAGCCACCAGAATCATACGAATGGAACCGGAACCAAATGTGACATCCTCAGATGATTCAACATTGCAGAGAGATCAGGAACAAAAGG ATTCTGTAGGTTTGTCTCTGCTTGGAGGACTACTTGTTTCTGGATTCAAGAAAGAGTCTTGCTTGAGTAGATACCAATCTTACCAATACCGTAAAGCTTCACCGCATAAACCTTCTTTGCATCTACTTTCGAAGCTTAGAGCTTACGAAGAGCTTCATAAACGATGTGGACCAGGAACCAGACCATATATCAAAGCGGAAAGACTGCTTAAACTGAAACAAACTGATGATGAGGAATCAGAAGGATGCAAGTATGTTGTTTGGATGTCGTTTAGTGGATTAGGAAACCGGATTATTAGTATTGCTTCTGCTTTTCTCTATGCAATGTTGACAGATAGAGTCTTGCTCGTTGAAGGAGGAGAGCAATTCAAGGACTTATTCTGCGAACCGTTCCTCGATACCACTTGGTTGTTACCTAAAGATTTCACCTTAACTAGTCAGTTCAGTGGCTTTGGACAAAACTCAGCTCATTGCCACGGAGACATgctaaagaagaaactgattAACAGTTCCTCTGTATCGTCTATGTCTCATCTCTATCTCCATCTAGCTCACGATTACAACGACCAGGACAAAATGTTCTTCTGCGCAGAAGATCAGAATCTTTTAAAGAATGTTCCTTGGTTGATCATGAGGACAAACAACTTCTTTGCACCATCTCTCTTCTTGATTCCTTCATTCGAGGAAGAGCTTGGTATGATGTTTCCCGAGAAAGGAACGGTGTTTCACCATTTGGGTCGTTACCTTTTCCATCCTTCAAATAATGTATGGGGACTAATCACAAGATACTACCAAGCTTACTTAGCCAAAGCAGATGAGAGGATTGGTCTTCAAATAAGAGTCTTTGATGAGAAGTCAGGCGTATCTCCTCAAGTCACGAAGCAAATCATTGCGTGCGTTCAAAACGAGGATTTGTTACCTAAACTAAGCAAAGGAGAAGAACAACACAAGCAGCCATCAGAAGAAGACTTGAAACTCAAATCTGTCTTGGTCACTTCTTTAACAACAGGATACTTTGAGATCTTGAAGACAATGTATTGGGAAAATCCAACTGTAACAAGAGATGTGATTGGGATACATCAGCCAAGTCATGAAGGACATCAACAAACAGAGAAGTTAATGCATAACAGGAAAGCTTGGGCAGAGATGTACTTGTTGAGCTTAACTGATAAGTTGGTTATTAGTGCTTGGTCTACATTTGGGTATGTAGCTCAAGGACTTGGAGGATTAAGAGCTTGGATTCTGTATAAACAAGAGAATCAAACCAACACAAATCCACCTTGTGGTAGAGCTATGTCGCCAGATCCTTGTTTCCATGCTCCTCCTTACTACGACTGCAAAGCAAAACGAGGAACTGACACCGGTAAAGTTGTCCCGCACGTCAGACATTGTGAAGATATTAGCTGGGGACTTAAACTTGTTGACAACTCTTAA
- the LOC104790086 gene encoding fucosyltransferase 2 isoform X2, translated as MRITEILALFMVTIPVLLVIVAMFGYDQGNGFVEATRIIRMEPEPNVTSSDDSTLQRDQEQKDSVGLSLLGGLLVSGFKKESCLSRYQSYQYRKASPHKPSLHLLSKLRAYEELHKRCGPGTRPYIKAERLLKLKQTDDEESEGCKYVVWMSFSGLGNRIISIASAFLYAMLTDRVLLVEGGEQFKDLFCEPFLDTTWLLPKDFTLTSQFSGFGQNSAHCHGDMLKKKLINSSSVSSMSHLYLHLAHDYNDQDKMFFCAEDQNLLKNVPWLIMRTNNFFAPSLFLIPSFEEELGMMFPEKGTVFHHLGRYLFHPSNNVWGLITRYYQAYLAKADERIGLQIRVFDEKSGVSPQVTKQIIACVQNEDLLPKLSKGEEQHKQPSEEDLKLKSVLVTSLTTGYFEILKTMYWENPTVTRDVIGIHQPSHEGHQQTEKLMHNRKAWAEMYLLSLTDKLVISAWSTFGYVAQGLGGLRAWILYKQENQTNTNPPCGRAMSPDPCFHAPPYYDCKAKRGTDTGKVVPHVRHCEDISWGLKLVDNS; from the exons ATGAGAAtcacagagatcttagctttaTTCATGGTTACTATCCCTGTCTTGCTAGTAATCGTAGCCATGTTTGGATATGATCAAGGAAATGGCTTTGTAGAAGCCACCAGAATCATACGAATGGAACCGGAACCAAATGTGACATCCTCAGATGATTCAACATTGCAGAGAGATCAGGAACAAAAGG ATTCTGTAGGTTTGTCTCTGCTTGGAGGACTACTTGTTTCTGGATTCAAGAAAGAGTCTTGCTTGAGTAGATACCAATCTTACCAATACCGTAAAGCTTCACCGCATAAACCTTCTTTGCATCTACTTTCGAAGCTTAGAGCTTACGAAGAGCTTCATAAACGATGTGGACCAGGAACCAGACCATATATCAAAGCGGAAAGACTGCTTAAACTGAAACAAACTGATGATGAGGAATCAGAAGGATGCAAGTATGTTGTTTGGATGTCGTTTAGTGGATTAGGAAACCGGATTATTAGTATTGCTTCTGCTTTTCTCTATGCAATGTTGACAGATAGAGTCTTGCTCGTTGAAGGAGGAGAGCAATTCAAGGACTTATTCTGCGAACCGTTCCTCGATACCACTTGGTTGTTACCTAAAGATTTCACCTTAACTAGTCAGTTCAGTGGCTTTGGACAAAACTCAGCTCATTGCCACGGAGACATgctaaagaagaaactgattAACAGTTCCTCTGTATCGTCTATGTCTCATCTCTATCTCCATCTAGCTCACGATTACAACGACCAGGACAAAATGTTCTTCTGCGCAGAAGATCAGAATCTTTTAAAGAATGTTCCTTGGTTGATCATGAGGACAAACAACTTCTTTGCACCATCTCTCTTCTTGATTCCTTCATTCGAGGAAGAGCTTGGTATGATGTTTCCCGAGAAAGGAACGGTGTTTCACCATTTGGGTCGTTACCTTTTCCATCCTTCAAATAATGTATGGGGACTAATCACAAGATACTACCAAGCTTACTTAGCCAAAGCAGATGAGAGGATTGGTCTTCAAATAAGAGTCTTTGATGAGAAGTCAGGCGTATCTCCTCAAGTCACGAAGCAAATCATTGCGTGCGTTCAAAACGAGGATTTGTTACCTAAACTAAGCAAAGGAGAAGAACAACACAAGCAGCCATCAGAAGAAGACTTGAAACTCAAATCTGTCTTGGTCACTTCTTTAACAACAGGATACTTTGAGATCTTGAAGACAATGTATTGGGAAAATCCAACTGTAACAAGAGATGTGATTGGGATACATCAGCCAAGTCATGAAGGACATCAACAAACAGAGAAGTTAATGCATAACAGGAAAGCTTGGGCAGAGATGTACTTGTTGAGCTTAACTGATAAGTTGGTTATTAGTGCTTGGTCTACATTTGGGTATGTAGCTCAAGGACTTGGAGGATTAAGAGCTTGGATTCTGTATAAACAAGAGAATCAAACCAACACAAATCCACCTTGTGGTAGAGCTATGTCGCCAGATCCTTGTTTCCATGCTCCTCCTTACTACGACTGCAAAGCAAAACGAGGAACTGACACCGGTAAAGTTGTCCCGCACGTCAGACATTGTGAAGATATTAGCTGGGGACTTAAACTTGTTGACAACTCTTAA
- the LOC104790088 gene encoding galactoside 2-alpha-L-fucosyltransferase-like: MDQSPYRRRSSPIRTSTGGSKSVNFSELVPMKYLSSGTMNLTRTFTTCLILCSVLVVFSMIFNHHPSDSNRIMGFAEARVLDGGGFSNVTKIELNDSDKLLGGLLASGFDEGSCLSRYQSVLYRKPSPYKPSPYLISKLRNYELLHKRCGPGTESYKEALKKLDQDHIDDNGECKYVVWVSFSGLGNRILSLASVFLYALLTDRVLLVDRGKDMDELFCEPFPGMSWLLPLDFSMTDQFDGLNQKSSRCYGGMVKNQAIDTEKTLSYLYLHLVHDYGDHDKMFFCEGDQNVIGKVPWLIVKTDNYFVPSLWLIPGVDDELNKLFPEKATVFHHLGRYLFHPTNQVWGLVTRYYEAYLAHADEKIGIQVRVFDVGAGPFQHVMDQISSCTQKEKLLPEVDTLVERSRQVRTPKHKAVLVTSLSSGYSENLKSMYWEYPTSTGEIIGVHQPSQEGYQQTEKKMHNGKALAEMYLLSLTDNLVTSAWSTFGYVAQGLGGLKPWILYKPENRTAPDPACGRAMSMEPCFHAPPFYDCKAKTGIDTGKLVPHVRHCEDMSWGLKLV; this comes from the exons ATGGATCAGAGTCCGTATAGGAGAAGATCGTCTCCGATCAGAACCTCCACCGGCGGTTCAAAGTCCGTTAACTTCTCCGAACTAGTTCCGATGAAGTATCTCAGCTCCGGTACGATGAACCTCACGAGAACCTTCACTACTTGCTTGATACTTTGCTCTGTACTAGTAGTATTCTCAATGATCTTCAACCACCACCCATCTGATTCAAATCGGATAATGGGTTTCGCCGAAGCAAGAGTTCTCGACGGCGGAGGTTTCTCCAATGTTACCAAAATCG aattaaatGATTCAGATAAGCTTCTCGGAGGACTACTAGCTTCTGGTTTTGATGAAGGTTCTTGTCTCAGTAGGTACCAATCAGTACTTTACCGTAAACCTTCCCCTTACAAACCTTCTCCATATCTCATCTCTAAGCTTAGAAACTATGAATTGCTTCACAAGCGTTGTGGTCCGGGTACTGAATCTTACAAGGAAGCACTTAAGAAACTTGATCAAGACCATATTGATGACAATGGTGAATGCAAATATGTTGTGTGGGTTTCTTTCAGTGGGTTAGGGAACAGGATACTTTCTCTAGCTTCCGTTTTTCTCTATGCGCTTTTGACGGATAGAGTCTTGCTTGTTGACCGAGGCAAAGACATGGATGAACTCTTTTGTGAGCCGTTTCCCGGTATGTCGTGGTTACTGCCATTAGATTTCTCTATGACTGATCAGTTTGATGGATTGAATCAGAAATCCTCACGTTGTTATGGAGGTATGGTGAAGAATCAGGCGATTGATACTGAGAAAACTTTGTCTTATCTTTATCTTCATCTGGTACATGATTATGGAGATCATGATAAGATGTTCTTCTGTGAAGGAGACCAAAACGTAATTGGGAAAGTCCCTTGGTTGATCGTCAAGACAGACAATTACTTTGTTCCATCTCTATGGCTCATACCGGGGGTTGATGATGAACTAAACAAGCTGTTCCCGGAGAAAGCGACTGTGTTTCATCACTTAGGTAGATATCTTTTTCATCCAACAAACCAAGTATGGGGCTTAGTCACTAGGTATTATGAAGCTTACTTAGCCCATGCGGATGAGAAGATTGGGATTCAAGTAAGAGTTTTCGACGTAGGCGCAGGTCCATTTCAGCATGTGATGGATCAGATCTCATCTTGTACTCAAAAGGAGAAACTTCTACCTGAAGTAGATACACTAGTTGAAAGATCTCGCCAAGTTAGAACCCCCAAACACAAAGCTGTACTTGTCACATCTTTGAGCTCTGGCTACTCGGAGAATCTGAAGAGTATGTATTGGGAATATCCTACATCGACTGGAGAAATCATTGGTGTTCACCAGCCAAGCCAAGAAGGTTATCAGCAGACAGAAAAAAAGATGCATAATGGAAAAGCTCTTGCGGAAATGTACCTTTTGAGTTTGACAGATAATCTTGTGACAAGTGCTTGGTCTACGTTCGGATATGTAGCTCAAGGTCTTGGTGGTTTAAAGCCTTGGATACTCTATAAACCCGAGAACCGTACAGCTCCTGATCCTGCGTGTGGCCGGGCTATGTCGATGGAGCCTTGTTTCCACGCGCCTCCTTTCTATGATTGTAAAGCAAAAACGGGTATCGACACGGGAAAACTAGTTCCTCATGTGAGACATTGTGAGGATATGAGCTGGGGACTGAAGctagtatga